A stretch of the Streptomyces venezuelae genome encodes the following:
- a CDS encoding nitrate- and nitrite sensing domain-containing protein has product MQKKRSRKNGTATTADGPAIAGLPTGRRVRVRRRLVISVAVAGLAVLAAGTPAVLSATAELNESQSLVNRADQARHTLSLAHVLADERDAVTEFVAKGRPGAGKAAVQERSARVDRQTAEVQDVADEPLALALGRIEAVRGEAVTGKGSALAAHQAYSGLIAELLAPGARLAELTPPRATAALATTRPLAPLGLAVDQASATRGLLLAALSVPRNEQSSSPSSSSSSASSAAAAAVASPLEDELATAAQRARVREQGALDDFARTARPDVRETLAATVTGPEVKAAEDYLGRLTDRPTLSPADRKLGSEAVGTALTARIDRMRSVESTLAAERATAMAGLRDDDVTALEMLIALLGVLFLVAVGATTAVARSLTRPLSVLRRGAARLATAEGSVEPVRFTGRNDEFAEVVRSLNSVREMTVSLHTRIAGLDADRRRLIGRNEALTAGRTELEEELAELRSGLEEHRRIMSTTSVSLSLRTLGLVERQLSVIEELESKEQDPDRLATLFKLDHLATVMRRHNENLLVLAGQEHGHGQAGPVPLVDVMRAAVSEIERYERVDLQALPASTQVAGHAADDISHVLAELLENATTFSPPEAKVKVSGWLLDSGAAVLSVVDEGIGITEDRLTLLNQRLATPDAYEAEPEAEHGLGLGLYVAGRLAAHHGVEAELRASRHGGTEALVVIPAPLLPTTPPVTPVHTLGVPGGPSLRLPGVVAEANEHTLPPRFRTTPAEHAPAAEAPAEVRVPGTRDEEAEYGTEPPAASPPVSPLVPTLIVAGPEDDAAPEYAEYAEYTEDAAPEYAPEYEQENAPGLPPADQVFTVPAPAPPADTATATDVTTDATATATDPSGDAEADAHTLAPDEAPAVTDKGLPKRTPRAVAAGRAADPGTKPEPKRVDAEELRRRLGGFYQGARDGRRVVAAELAEGRNDQGDTAQEART; this is encoded by the coding sequence GTGCAGAAAAAGCGGTCTCGGAAGAACGGCACCGCCACCACCGCCGACGGACCCGCCATCGCAGGCCTCCCCACGGGACGCCGCGTACGCGTGCGCCGCAGGCTGGTCATCAGCGTCGCCGTCGCCGGCCTCGCCGTACTCGCGGCCGGCACGCCCGCCGTGCTCTCCGCCACGGCCGAGCTGAACGAATCCCAGAGCCTGGTCAACCGCGCCGACCAGGCCCGGCACACCCTTTCCCTTGCGCATGTCCTCGCCGACGAGCGGGACGCCGTCACCGAGTTCGTCGCCAAGGGCCGGCCCGGCGCCGGCAAGGCGGCAGTGCAGGAGCGGTCCGCGCGGGTCGACCGGCAGACCGCCGAGGTCCAGGACGTGGCCGACGAGCCGCTGGCCCTCGCCCTCGGCCGGATCGAGGCCGTCCGCGGCGAGGCCGTCACCGGCAAGGGCAGCGCCCTCGCCGCCCACCAGGCCTACTCCGGCCTCATCGCCGAACTCCTCGCGCCCGGCGCCCGGCTGGCGGAGCTCACCCCGCCGCGGGCCACCGCCGCACTCGCCACCACCCGGCCGCTGGCCCCCCTCGGCCTCGCCGTGGACCAGGCCTCGGCCACCCGCGGACTGCTGCTCGCCGCACTGTCCGTCCCCCGCAACGAGCAGTCCTCCTCGCCTTCTTCCTCTTCTTCCTCCGCTTCCTCGGCCGCCGCCGCAGCGGTCGCCTCCCCCCTGGAGGACGAACTCGCGACCGCCGCACAGCGGGCCCGGGTACGGGAGCAGGGCGCGCTGGACGACTTCGCGCGGACCGCCCGGCCCGACGTACGCGAAACCCTCGCCGCGACCGTCACCGGCCCCGAGGTGAAGGCCGCCGAGGACTACCTCGGCCGGCTCACCGACCGGCCCACCCTCTCCCCGGCCGACCGGAAGCTGGGCAGCGAGGCGGTCGGTACCGCCCTGACGGCCCGGATCGACCGCATGCGCTCGGTGGAGTCCACGCTGGCCGCCGAGCGCGCCACGGCCATGGCCGGGCTGCGCGACGACGACGTGACCGCGCTGGAAATGCTGATCGCGCTGCTCGGCGTGCTCTTCCTCGTCGCGGTCGGTGCCACCACGGCCGTCGCCCGCTCGCTGACCCGGCCGCTGTCCGTGCTGCGGCGGGGCGCCGCCCGGCTGGCGACTGCGGAAGGCTCGGTGGAGCCGGTCCGGTTCACCGGCCGCAACGACGAGTTCGCCGAGGTCGTCCGGTCGCTGAACTCGGTCCGCGAGATGACCGTCTCGCTCCACACCCGGATCGCCGGACTGGACGCGGACCGGCGTCGGCTGATCGGCCGCAACGAGGCGCTGACCGCAGGCCGGACGGAACTCGAGGAGGAACTCGCCGAGCTGCGGTCCGGCCTGGAAGAACACCGCCGCATCATGTCGACCACCTCGGTCTCGCTCTCGCTGCGCACCCTGGGCCTGGTCGAACGTCAGCTCTCGGTCATCGAGGAACTGGAGTCCAAGGAGCAGGACCCGGACCGGCTGGCCACCCTGTTCAAGCTGGACCACCTGGCCACGGTCATGCGCCGGCACAACGAGAACCTGCTGGTCCTGGCCGGGCAGGAGCACGGCCACGGACAGGCGGGGCCGGTCCCGCTGGTGGACGTCATGCGGGCGGCGGTCTCCGAGATCGAGCGCTACGAGCGCGTCGACCTCCAGGCCCTGCCCGCCTCCACCCAGGTCGCCGGCCACGCCGCCGACGACATCTCGCACGTCCTGGCCGAGCTCCTGGAGAACGCGACCACGTTCTCCCCGCCGGAGGCCAAGGTGAAGGTCTCGGGCTGGCTGCTCGACTCCGGCGCCGCGGTGCTGTCGGTGGTGGACGAGGGCATCGGCATCACCGAGGACCGGCTCACCCTGCTCAACCAGCGCCTGGCCACCCCGGACGCGTACGAGGCGGAGCCCGAGGCCGAACACGGCCTGGGCCTCGGCCTCTACGTCGCCGGGCGGCTGGCCGCGCACCACGGGGTGGAGGCGGAGCTCCGCGCGTCCCGCCACGGCGGCACCGAGGCCCTGGTCGTCATCCCGGCCCCGCTGCTCCCGACGACCCCGCCGGTCACCCCGGTCCACACGCTGGGCGTGCCGGGCGGGCCGTCCCTGCGCCTGCCGGGCGTGGTGGCGGAGGCGAACGAGCACACCCTCCCGCCCCGGTTCCGCACCACCCCGGCCGAGCACGCCCCGGCCGCCGAGGCGCCCGCCGAGGTGCGGGTGCCGGGTACGCGGGACGAGGAAGCGGAGTACGGGACCGAGCCCCCGGCAGCGTCACCCCCGGTCTCCCCGCTGGTGCCGACCCTCATCGTGGCCGGGCCGGAGGACGACGCAGCACCCGAGTACGCCGAGTACGCCGAGTACACCGAGGACGCAGCTCCGGAGTACGCGCCGGAGTACGAGCAGGAGAACGCGCCCGGCCTGCCGCCCGCCGACCAGGTCTTCACGGTGCCCGCCCCGGCACCCCCCGCGGACACGGCCACGGCCACGGACGTGACCACGGACGCCACGGCCACGGCCACGGACCCGTCCGGAGACGCAGAGGCGGACGCCCACACCCTCGCCCCCGACGAGGCCCCCGCCGTCACCGACAAGGGCCTGCCCAAGCGGACCCCGCGCGCGGTGGCCGCCGGCCGCGCCGCCGACCCCGGCACCAAGCCCGAGCCCAAGCGGGTCGACGCCGAGGAACTGCGGCGCCGGCTCGGCGGGTTCTACCAGGGAGCCCGGGACGGCCGCCGCGTCGTCGCGGCCGAGCTCGCCGAGGGACGCAACGATCAGGGGGACACCGCACAGGAGGCACGCACATGA
- a CDS encoding DUF742 domain-containing protein: MTAAPPSRLPIRGADRRPARVRPYSLTGGRTRFPQVLLVETFVAALDPTPRSGDRMPEMRAIVEVCRRMRTIAEIAALLQLPLGVVRVLVSDLADQGRIRVYGTGHGTGRPDRALLERVLSGLRRL; the protein is encoded by the coding sequence GTGACTGCCGCACCGCCGTCGCGCCTTCCGATACGCGGGGCGGACCGCCGCCCCGCGCGCGTCCGCCCGTACTCGCTCACCGGTGGCCGCACCCGTTTCCCCCAGGTCCTGCTCGTCGAGACCTTTGTCGCCGCCCTGGACCCGACCCCGCGCAGCGGCGACCGGATGCCGGAGATGCGCGCCATCGTCGAGGTCTGCCGCCGTATGCGGACCATCGCCGAGATCGCGGCGCTGCTGCAGCTGCCGCTCGGTGTCGTCCGCGTCCTGGTCAGCGATCTCGCCGACCAGGGAAGGATCCGCGTCTACGGGACCGGACACGGCACCGGCCGCCCCGACCGCGCACTGCTCGAAAGGGTGCTCAGTGGGCTCCGCCGTCTCTGA
- a CDS encoding GTP-binding protein yields the protein MGSAVSDIAADEAVQAWQYDRSRAPVAVKVLVAGGFGVGKTTFVSSVSEITPLRTEALMTQASAPTDDLSATPDKHTTTVAMDFGRVTLDDDLVLYVYGTPGQKRFWFMWDDLVRGAIGGIVMADTRRLRDCFPALDYFESCGLPYAVAVNHFEGSTSYEEEDVREALTVPPHVPVVIMDARRRATVVESLLTLVGHALDTTPE from the coding sequence GTGGGCTCCGCCGTCTCTGATATCGCCGCCGACGAGGCCGTCCAGGCCTGGCAGTACGACCGCTCCCGTGCCCCCGTCGCCGTGAAGGTGCTGGTCGCGGGCGGGTTCGGGGTCGGCAAGACCACCTTTGTGTCCTCGGTCTCGGAGATCACCCCGCTGCGCACCGAGGCGCTGATGACCCAGGCCAGCGCCCCCACCGACGACCTGTCCGCCACCCCGGACAAGCACACCACCACCGTCGCCATGGACTTCGGCCGGGTCACGCTCGACGACGACCTCGTCCTCTACGTCTACGGCACCCCCGGCCAGAAACGTTTCTGGTTTATGTGGGACGACCTGGTCCGCGGGGCCATCGGCGGCATCGTGATGGCCGACACCCGCCGGCTGCGCGACTGCTTCCCCGCCCTCGACTACTTCGAGAGCTGCGGACTGCCGTACGCCGTGGCCGTGAACCACTTCGAGGGCTCCACCTCCTACGAGGAGGAGGACGTCCGCGAGGCGCTCACCGTCCCGCCCCACGTCCCCGTCGTGATCATGGACGCGCGGCGCCGGGCCACGGTCGTCGAATCGCTGCTGACGCTCGTGGGCCACGCCCTCGACACCACACCGGAATAG
- a CDS encoding roadblock/LC7 domain-containing protein: MTAPSTPGTYGLSTQARNLQWLLTDLVEEVPGIVSVAVVSSDGLLLLSSDTEPQAAAGGRQSEQDRAEPATAPAPVKGPRGASADLATIVSGLGSLTTGAAELMEGGAVKQTMVAMEHGSVFVMAISDGSLLGVHATPDCDMSIVAYHMALFVGRAGHVLTPEVRSELRQSLENLT; the protein is encoded by the coding sequence ATGACCGCGCCCAGTACGCCCGGTACGTACGGACTGAGCACCCAGGCCCGCAACCTGCAGTGGCTGCTGACCGACCTGGTCGAGGAGGTGCCCGGCATCGTCTCCGTCGCCGTGGTGTCCTCCGACGGCCTGCTGCTCCTCTCCTCCGATACGGAACCCCAGGCGGCGGCCGGTGGGCGCCAGTCCGAGCAGGACCGGGCCGAGCCCGCCACCGCCCCGGCCCCGGTGAAGGGACCCCGTGGCGCCTCCGCGGACCTCGCGACCATCGTCTCCGGCCTCGGCAGCCTCACCACGGGTGCCGCCGAACTCATGGAGGGCGGCGCCGTCAAGCAGACCATGGTGGCGATGGAGCACGGCTCGGTCTTCGTCATGGCCATCAGTGACGGCTCCCTGCTCGGCGTGCACGCCACCCCGGACTGCGACATGAGCATCGTCGCCTACCACATGGCGCTCTTCGTCGGCCGCGCCGGCCATGTCCTCACCCCCGAAGTCCGCAGCGAGCTGCGCCAGTCCCTGGAGAACCTCACGTGA